Proteins from a single region of Dyadobacter fanqingshengii:
- a CDS encoding M20/M25/M40 family metallo-hydrolase translates to MKRISFLFLLFSIIQIQHGFSQSKDPIVENIVKEATENSQLEKLAHELMDVIGPRLVGSPQMQQAHEWAVAKYKGWNITAKNEKWGEWRGWERGVSHIDMVAPRVKSLEGMQLAWSPGTGGKTVTAEVIILPDVADSLAFQKWLQTAKGKFVMISVNQPTGRPDYNWQEFATKESFEKMKKERDVQTEAWADRLKKSGYTARTLPLALEKAGAAGVVMSYWSKGFGANKIFGAYTKTIPTVDISLEDYGLLYRLSESGHTPKISVRADAKETGVSQTFNTIGEIKGSENPNEYVILSAHFDSWDGGTGATDNGTGTIVMMEAMRILKKVYPNPKRTILVGHWGSEEQGLNGSRAFVEDHPEIVQNIQAVFNQDNGTGRVINLSGQGFLNSYEYLSRWLAKVPDNIKAPIESKFPGAPGAGGSDFASFVAAGAPAFSLSSLNWSYGTYTWHTNRDTYDKIVFDDVRSNAILAAIMAYQASEDPAKTSREKSVLPLNSKGEPGAWPEPRKPTRRGGLD, encoded by the coding sequence ATGAAAAGAATCTCCTTCCTTTTCCTATTGTTTTCCATTATTCAGATACAGCACGGTTTCTCGCAGAGCAAAGATCCGATTGTTGAAAATATAGTTAAAGAAGCAACCGAAAACTCACAACTGGAAAAACTGGCGCATGAATTAATGGACGTGATCGGGCCAAGGCTCGTAGGGTCGCCGCAAATGCAGCAGGCGCACGAATGGGCGGTGGCGAAATATAAAGGTTGGAACATTACGGCGAAAAACGAAAAGTGGGGTGAATGGCGTGGTTGGGAACGCGGCGTGTCGCACATTGATATGGTGGCGCCAAGAGTGAAATCGCTGGAAGGAATGCAATTGGCCTGGAGCCCGGGAACGGGTGGAAAAACGGTTACGGCCGAGGTGATCATTCTTCCCGACGTGGCAGATTCGCTGGCTTTCCAGAAATGGCTTCAGACAGCGAAAGGCAAATTTGTGATGATCAGCGTGAACCAGCCAACGGGCCGGCCGGATTATAACTGGCAGGAATTTGCGACCAAAGAATCATTTGAAAAAATGAAAAAAGAGCGCGACGTGCAGACGGAGGCCTGGGCAGATCGTTTGAAAAAAAGTGGTTATACGGCACGCACTTTGCCACTGGCGTTAGAAAAAGCAGGAGCGGCAGGCGTTGTAATGTCTTATTGGTCAAAGGGTTTTGGTGCCAACAAGATTTTTGGTGCTTACACCAAAACGATTCCAACTGTTGACATTTCACTGGAAGATTACGGCCTGCTATATCGCTTGTCGGAATCAGGGCACACGCCGAAGATCAGCGTGCGTGCAGATGCGAAGGAAACAGGCGTGAGCCAGACATTTAATACAATTGGAGAAATTAAGGGCTCAGAAAATCCCAATGAATACGTAATACTCTCCGCTCATTTCGATTCATGGGATGGCGGAACAGGCGCGACAGACAACGGAACGGGCACAATTGTGATGATGGAGGCCATGCGCATTCTCAAAAAAGTGTATCCCAATCCGAAAAGAACGATCCTTGTTGGACATTGGGGGAGCGAGGAGCAGGGACTGAATGGCTCGCGGGCGTTCGTGGAGGACCATCCGGAAATTGTTCAGAACATTCAGGCGGTTTTTAATCAGGATAACGGCACAGGAAGGGTTATTAACCTTTCAGGACAGGGTTTTTTGAATTCCTACGAATATCTTAGCCGCTGGCTGGCCAAGGTTCCTGACAACATTAAGGCGCCGATTGAATCCAAATTTCCGGGTGCACCGGGCGCCGGCGGATCTGATTTTGCTTCATTTGTTGCAGCTGGCGCGCCTGCATTCTCGTTAAGCTCTTTGAACTGGTCTTACGGGACATATACATGGCATACCAACCGCGATACTTACGATAAGATCGTGTTTGATGATGTGCGCAGCAATGCAATTCTGGCTGCGATCATGGCTTATCAGGCCAGTGAAGATCCTGCCAAGACTTCACGTGAGAAAAGTGTTTTACCATTAAATTCAAAGGGCGAGCCAGGAGCTTGGCCTGAGCCGAGAAAGCCAACACGTCGGGGCGGACTGGATTAA